In Nocardia sp. NBC_00403, one DNA window encodes the following:
- a CDS encoding LytR/AlgR family response regulator transcription factor: MTRTTDQSTGALRVLAVDDEKPALDELVYLLRAQSGVGEIHSAGDATNALRLMRAHPIDAVFLDINMPGLDGMELAGILSEFANPPAVVFVTAHDDRAVAAFDLGAVDYLLKPLREARLAEAVRRIAAARSTPALVTEQPRADPNAVIPVELGGVTTLVNRSSVSWVEADGDYARLHTSAGSHLVRIPLTALESRWENAGFLRVHRSYLVALRLVTGLRTVGTGTVVCLRADGNAAAVELPVSRRQVRELKQRLVHGPRQQRNHL, translated from the coding sequence GTGACCCGGACCACTGACCAGTCCACCGGAGCGCTTCGCGTGCTTGCCGTGGACGACGAGAAACCGGCTCTGGACGAGCTGGTGTATTTGCTGCGCGCGCAATCGGGTGTCGGCGAGATCCACAGCGCGGGCGACGCGACCAATGCGCTGCGGCTGATGCGGGCCCATCCCATCGATGCGGTGTTCCTCGACATCAATATGCCCGGGCTGGACGGGATGGAATTGGCGGGCATCCTGTCGGAGTTCGCGAATCCACCCGCCGTCGTGTTCGTGACGGCGCACGACGATCGAGCGGTGGCGGCATTCGATCTCGGGGCCGTCGATTACCTGCTCAAGCCGTTGCGCGAGGCACGATTGGCCGAGGCGGTGCGGCGAATCGCCGCCGCGCGCAGCACGCCCGCACTGGTGACCGAGCAGCCGCGCGCCGATCCGAACGCGGTCATCCCCGTCGAGCTCGGCGGCGTCACCACCTTGGTGAACCGCTCGAGCGTGAGCTGGGTGGAGGCGGACGGTGATTACGCGCGGCTGCACACCAGCGCCGGGTCACATCTGGTGCGGATTCCGCTGACCGCGCTGGAATCCCGCTGGGAGAATGCGGGATTCCTGCGGGTGCACCGGTCCTATCTGGTGGCGCTGCGGCTGGTGACCGGATTGCGCACGGTCGGCACCGGCACGGTGGTGTGCCTGCGCGCGGACGGGAACGCCGCGGCGGTGGAGCTGCCGGTCAGTCGGCGACAGGTCCGCGAGCTGAAGCAGCGTCTCGTGCACGGCCCTCGACAGCAGCGGAACCACCTGTGA
- a CDS encoding histidine kinase → MTTAAVAVVASVLLLAGALLVWSRTRRSVTTPAERAVHTALHTASLAARPLRQGLTDQSAQESAPHLRALTGAEALGVADPDGTLLAWDGPHSDLAEYFADAARRAMATERPVLVSGPGRVEHSGRTLIAQPLLIENSGVAGALGVVTTGQPGPGRLGAVAEVARYACGQLELAELDASRARLDRAEVRALRAQISPHFIYNALNTVASFVRTDPDRARELILEFADFTRYSFRAAGEFTVLADELRNIERYLALERARFGDALEVRLQIAPEVLGVVLPFLALQPLVENAVRHGLAGASRGGTVSIIATDAGTDCVISVEDDGIGMDPDLLRSGALDAIETGTGPAASGESAHVGLANVDDRLRAAFGNDYGLIVETAPGAGTKVSLRVPKFRAGIQA, encoded by the coding sequence TTGACAACGGCGGCGGTAGCCGTTGTCGCCTCGGTGCTGTTGCTCGCCGGTGCGCTGCTGGTGTGGTCGCGGACCCGTCGGTCTGTGACCACACCGGCCGAGCGCGCGGTGCACACCGCGCTGCACACCGCCTCGCTGGCCGCGCGGCCCTTGCGTCAGGGCCTGACGGATCAGTCCGCGCAGGAATCGGCGCCGCATCTGCGCGCCCTCACCGGTGCCGAGGCGCTGGGCGTCGCCGATCCGGACGGCACCTTGCTCGCCTGGGACGGCCCGCACTCCGATCTCGCCGAGTATTTCGCCGATGCCGCACGCCGCGCGATGGCGACCGAGCGACCGGTCCTGGTGTCCGGGCCCGGCCGCGTCGAGCACTCCGGGCGCACCTTGATCGCTCAGCCATTGCTGATCGAAAACTCCGGAGTTGCCGGTGCGCTGGGAGTGGTGACCACCGGGCAGCCGGGACCCGGCAGGCTCGGCGCGGTGGCGGAGGTGGCGCGATACGCCTGCGGCCAGCTCGAGTTGGCCGAGCTCGATGCATCCCGCGCCCGCTTGGACCGCGCCGAGGTGCGCGCATTGCGCGCCCAGATCAGCCCGCATTTCATCTACAACGCACTCAATACCGTGGCATCCTTCGTCCGCACCGACCCGGATCGGGCGCGGGAGCTGATCCTCGAATTCGCGGACTTCACCCGCTATTCCTTCCGCGCCGCGGGCGAATTCACCGTCCTCGCGGACGAACTGCGCAATATCGAGCGGTATCTCGCCCTGGAGCGGGCCCGCTTCGGCGATGCGCTGGAGGTACGGCTGCAGATCGCGCCGGAGGTGCTCGGCGTTGTGCTGCCCTTCCTCGCTCTGCAACCGCTGGTGGAGAACGCGGTCCGGCACGGCTTGGCGGGGGCGAGCCGCGGCGGCACGGTGAGCATTATCGCCACCGACGCGGGCACCGACTGCGTGATCAGCGTCGAAGACGACGGCATCGGGATGGATCCGGATCTGCTGCGCTCCGGCGCCCTCGACGCGATCGAAACCGGCACCGGCCCGGCGGCTTCCGGCGAATCGGCCCATGTGGGCCTTGCCAATGTCGACGACCGGCTGCGCGCCGCCTTCGGCAACGACTACGGCCTGATCGTGGAAACCGCGCCCGGCGCGGGCACCAAGGTGAGCCTGCGGGTCCCCAAGTTCCGGGCCGGCATCCAGGCATGA
- a CDS encoding sodium/solute symporter: MSTSTAPALTIAALLLAALATVAIGVYGVRLARTTSDFLVASRSVGPRWNAAAISGEYLSAASFLGVAGLIAKYGADALWYPVGFTAGYLGLLLFVAAPLRRSGAYTVPDFAEFRLGSVRLRRLAAVVVVLICGVYLIPQFQGAGLTLRILLGVPDWVGAVAVGAIVIANVAGGGMRSITLVQAFQYWLKLTAVAIPALVLLGHFLADDRELATPAPPIVTERTTVDVSTDVVVQVAAPQLVSINGTLDDRAVTGPALLTSGEHELAAGTQLVLDAGAAVPVVAGAPADGAAWLLPGGGFGGSHPTYQVFSLIVATFLGTMGLPHVLVRFYTNPDGRAARTTALAVIGLVGVFYLFPVLLGVFARLYVPQLLITGTSDAAVVLLPGSVLAGLPGQLLAALAAAGAIAAFLSTSSGLLVSIAGVLSTDMLRGRIRDFRAAALCAGAVPLGLSLTVASLDLSRTVGLAFSVAASTLCPLLALGIWWRGLTAIGAATGLITGGLAAGGATAVSVLGGVSDEVAGGWPAAMLGYPAAISVPLAFASMILVSKVTRGQSARTVGRIFVRLHAPERLGMGADRERVLRSN, from the coding sequence ATGAGCACCAGCACCGCACCCGCGCTCACCATCGCCGCCCTGCTGCTTGCCGCACTCGCCACCGTCGCCATCGGCGTCTACGGCGTGCGCTTGGCGCGGACCACGTCGGACTTCCTCGTTGCCTCGCGTAGTGTCGGGCCGCGCTGGAACGCGGCAGCGATCTCCGGCGAGTATCTTTCCGCCGCTTCCTTTCTCGGTGTTGCCGGGCTCATCGCCAAGTACGGGGCCGATGCGCTCTGGTATCCGGTCGGGTTCACCGCGGGATATCTCGGATTGCTGTTGTTCGTGGCCGCGCCGCTGCGGCGATCGGGGGCCTACACCGTGCCCGACTTCGCGGAATTCCGGCTCGGGTCGGTGCGGCTGCGCCGGCTGGCGGCGGTCGTAGTGGTGCTGATATGCGGGGTGTATCTGATTCCGCAGTTCCAAGGCGCCGGGTTGACGTTGCGCATTCTGTTGGGCGTGCCGGACTGGGTCGGCGCCGTGGCGGTCGGGGCCATCGTGATCGCTAATGTAGCCGGCGGCGGGATGCGGTCCATCACGCTGGTGCAGGCCTTCCAGTACTGGCTCAAGTTGACCGCGGTGGCGATACCGGCGCTGGTGCTGCTCGGGCATTTCCTAGCCGACGATCGCGAGCTCGCCACACCCGCGCCCCCGATCGTCACCGAGCGGACGACGGTCGATGTGAGCACCGATGTGGTCGTTCAGGTGGCCGCGCCACAACTGGTTTCGATCAACGGCACCCTCGACGACCGCGCGGTGACCGGACCGGCGCTGCTGACATCCGGCGAACACGAGCTGGCCGCGGGCACCCAGCTGGTCCTCGATGCCGGCGCTGCCGTGCCGGTGGTGGCCGGTGCGCCCGCCGACGGCGCGGCCTGGTTGCTGCCCGGCGGCGGGTTCGGCGGATCGCATCCGACCTACCAGGTGTTCTCGCTGATCGTCGCCACCTTCCTCGGCACCATGGGGTTGCCGCATGTGCTGGTGCGCTTCTACACCAACCCGGACGGCCGGGCGGCGCGGACCACAGCGCTCGCGGTGATCGGGCTGGTCGGAGTGTTCTACCTGTTCCCGGTGCTGCTGGGGGTCTTCGCGCGGCTCTACGTGCCGCAGCTGCTGATCACCGGCACCTCCGATGCCGCGGTGGTGCTGCTGCCGGGATCGGTGCTCGCCGGTCTGCCGGGACAGTTGCTCGCGGCGCTGGCGGCCGCGGGCGCGATCGCCGCGTTCCTGTCCACCTCGTCGGGTCTGCTCGTGAGCATCGCGGGGGTGCTCAGCACGGACATGCTGCGCGGGCGCATTCGCGATTTTCGTGCCGCAGCGCTGTGCGCCGGTGCCGTGCCACTCGGTCTTTCGCTCACCGTCGCCTCGCTCGATCTGTCCCGCACCGTCGGGCTCGCATTCTCGGTCGCCGCGTCCACGCTCTGCCCGCTGCTTGCACTCGGCATCTGGTGGCGCGGGCTGACCGCGATCGGGGCGGCCACCGGCCTGATCACCGGCGGTCTGGCGGCGGGCGGCGCGACGGCGGTATCGGTGCTCGGCGGGGTCTCCGACGAGGTGGCGGGCGGCTGGCCCGCGGCGATGCTCGGCTATCCGGCGGCGATCAGCGTTCCCCTGGCATTCGCATCGATGATCCTGGTCAGCAAGGTGACACGCGGCCAGAGCGCACGCACGGTCGGGCGGATCTTCGTGCGCCTGCACGCGCCGGAAAGGCTCGGCATGGGCGCCGACCGGGAGCGCGTGCTGCGCTCCAACTGA